One window of the Methylocystis parvus OBBP genome contains the following:
- a CDS encoding GNAT family N-acetyltransferase: protein MHIREEAPADVDAIHALTQAAFAPMDFSDKTEGAALKALRARGELTISLVAEEAGALIGHVAFSPVAIDGVHDGWYGLGPISVRPGRQRNGVGKALIARGLGMLRDLGASGCALIGNPRIYSRAGFVSDGRLSYRNLPSEYVQRIVFRGPPPSGALRFASGLEDDALPTG, encoded by the coding sequence ATGCATATCCGTGAAGAAGCGCCAGCCGACGTCGACGCGATCCATGCGCTGACTCAGGCCGCCTTCGCGCCCATGGATTTCAGCGACAAAACGGAAGGCGCCGCGCTGAAAGCGTTACGCGCGCGCGGCGAGTTGACGATCTCTCTCGTCGCGGAAGAGGCTGGGGCTCTCATCGGACATGTGGCCTTCTCTCCCGTCGCGATCGACGGCGTCCATGACGGCTGGTACGGACTCGGTCCCATTTCCGTGCGTCCGGGCCGGCAGAGAAACGGCGTCGGCAAAGCGCTCATCGCTCGCGGCCTCGGCATGCTGCGCGACCTCGGCGCCAGCGGCTGCGCGCTGATCGGCAATCCGCGAATCTATTCCCGCGCCGGATTCGTCAGCGACGGACGGCTATCCTATCGGAACCTTCCTTCCGAATATGTGCAGCGGATCGTTTTTCGAGGCCCGCCGCCATCGGGAGCGTTGCGCTTCGCCTCGGGTCTCGAAGACGACGCTCTTCCAACCGGGTGA
- the fae gene encoding formaldehyde-activating enzyme: MSEHIWLATGEATVLAADGQYTDAMPEVLIGNVKGPVGHAFASMTGQVAGHPRMFVIRDLNQQVRPATMMTTKMTVKSEAYVELLGGVVQAATADAIVDCVAEGIIPKEQANELCMIIMIWLDPRCATDDNLDRKDLYRTNYEATKLAISRAIKGEPTVDQLIANRKTISHYALEGVFDA, from the coding sequence ATGAGCGAACATATCTGGCTGGCGACCGGCGAGGCGACGGTTCTCGCCGCCGACGGGCAATATACGGATGCGATGCCGGAAGTGTTGATCGGCAATGTGAAGGGCCCGGTGGGCCACGCCTTCGCGTCCATGACCGGCCAGGTCGCGGGCCATCCGCGCATGTTCGTCATTCGCGACCTCAATCAGCAGGTTCGTCCGGCGACGATGATGACCACCAAGATGACGGTGAAGTCGGAGGCCTATGTCGAGCTTCTCGGCGGCGTGGTGCAGGCGGCGACCGCCGACGCGATCGTCGATTGCGTCGCGGAAGGGATCATTCCCAAGGAGCAGGCCAACGAGCTTTGCATGATCATCATGATCTGGCTCGATCCGCGCTGCGCGACGGACGATAATCTCGACCGCAAGGATCTCTATCGCACCAATTACGAAGCGACGAAGCTTGCGATCTCCCGCGCCATCAAGGGTGAACCGACGGTCGACCAGCTCATCGCCAACCGCAAAACGATCTCGCATTACGCGCTCGAGGGCGTGTTCGACGCGTAA
- the dinB gene encoding DNA polymerase IV: MSERDQSGTSETAVDPARPRKIIHIDMDAFYASVEQRDNPELRGKPVAVGGARERGVVAAASYEARAFGVRSAMPSVTARRKCPELIFVKPRFDVYRQASLQIRGIFAEYTPIIEPLALDEAYLDVTENLKGASSATRIAEEIRAKIGAATGLTASAGVSYNKFLAKIASDYKKPDGLFVITPKMGPAFVEALEVGRFHGVGPATREKMNRLGVETGRDLKAQTLAFLQQHFGKAGDYYYWIARGVDHRPVRANRIRKSIGAEITFFEDLFTCDAARTALAPIVAKVWRAIENGPVRGRTVTLKVKYSDFRQITRARTCDAPVSSLQNFEDVAFSLLGQVFPVEKGIRLLGVSLSSLAEERREAPSQLTLEI; encoded by the coding sequence ATGAGCGAGCGTGATCAGAGCGGGACGAGTGAGACGGCGGTCGATCCCGCGCGTCCGCGCAAGATCATTCACATCGATATGGACGCTTTCTACGCCTCGGTCGAGCAGCGCGACAATCCAGAGCTGCGCGGCAAGCCCGTGGCTGTCGGCGGCGCAAGGGAGCGAGGCGTCGTCGCCGCCGCGAGCTATGAGGCGCGCGCATTCGGCGTGCGTTCAGCCATGCCGTCAGTGACGGCGCGGCGCAAATGTCCGGAGCTTATCTTCGTCAAGCCTCGCTTCGACGTCTACCGGCAAGCGTCTCTGCAAATCCGTGGGATCTTCGCCGAATATACGCCGATCATCGAGCCGCTTGCTCTCGACGAAGCCTATCTCGACGTCACGGAGAATCTGAAGGGCGCCTCTTCGGCCACGCGCATCGCCGAGGAAATCCGCGCGAAGATCGGAGCTGCGACGGGCCTTACAGCTTCCGCGGGCGTTTCGTACAACAAATTCCTGGCGAAAATCGCCTCCGACTATAAAAAGCCCGACGGACTCTTCGTCATTACGCCGAAGATGGGCCCGGCCTTTGTCGAGGCGCTGGAGGTCGGCCGCTTCCATGGCGTCGGCCCCGCGACGCGTGAGAAGATGAACAGGCTCGGCGTCGAGACGGGGCGCGATCTCAAGGCGCAGACGCTCGCTTTTCTACAGCAGCATTTCGGCAAGGCTGGCGATTATTATTATTGGATCGCGCGCGGGGTCGACCACCGGCCCGTCCGCGCAAATCGCATTCGCAAATCGATCGGGGCGGAGATCACCTTCTTTGAAGATCTCTTTACGTGTGACGCGGCGCGAACGGCGCTGGCGCCCATCGTGGCCAAGGTCTGGCGCGCCATTGAAAACGGCCCGGTGCGCGGTCGGACCGTGACTCTCAAAGTGAAATATTCCGACTTCCGTCAGATCACGCGCGCGAGGACATGCGACGCGCCGGTGTCATCGCTTCAGAATTTCGAGGACGTCGCCTTCTCTTTGCTCGGTCAGGTGTTTCCCGTGGAGAAGGGGATCAGGCTCCTCGGCGTGAGCCTATCGTCGCTCGCGGAGGAAAGGCGCGAAGCGCCATCGCAATTGACGCTTGAAATATGA